A single genomic interval of Juglans regia cultivar Chandler chromosome 1, Walnut 2.0, whole genome shotgun sequence harbors:
- the LOC109013233 gene encoding uncharacterized MFS-type transporter YwfA-like isoform X2: MKSETLTLVLVNLASIMERADESLLPGVYKEVGAALHTDPTGLGSLTLFRSIVQSSCYPLAAYLGMHYNRAHVIALGAFLWAAATFLVAISSTFFQVAVSRGLNGIGLAIVTPAIQSLVADSTEDSNRGTAFGWLQLTGNFGSIIGGLCSVLLASTSFMGIPGWRISFHLVGLISVVVGILVRLFAKDPNFSDTNRAQDRTQRKPFWSEIKDLIKEAKSVMKIPSFQIIVAQGVSGSFPWSALSFATMWLELIGFSHKTTAFLWMLFIIAGSLGGLFGGKMGDLLAKRFPNSGRIILSQISSGSAIPLAAILLLALPDDPSTAFMHGLVLFIMGLSISWNAPATNKNST, translated from the exons ATGAAATCCGAGACTCTGACGCTGGTGCTGGTGAATCTGGCGAGTATTATGGAGAGGGCCGACGAGTCACTGCTGCCCGGGGTTTACAAGGAGGTCGGGGCCGCTCTTCACACCGACCCTACTGGGCTGGGTTCCCTCACTCTGTTTCGATCCATAGTTCAGTCCTCTTGTTACCCACTCGCCGCTTACCTTGGTATGCATTACAACCGTGCCCACGTCATTGCTCTCGGCGCTTTTCTCTGGGCCGCCGCCACCTTTCTCGTTGCCATCTCCTCCACCTTCTTCcag GTGGCAGTTTCAAGAGGTTTAAATGGGATTGGACTTGCCATAGTGACGCCTGCTATTCAGTCCCTTGTTGCTGACTCAACTGAGGATAGCAACCGTGGTACTGCCTTTGGATGGCTACAATTAACAGGAAACTTTGGCTCCATAATTGGTGGGTTGTGTTCTGTATTGTTAGCATCGACATCATTCATGGGCATCCCTGGTTGGAGAATTTCTTTCCATCTGGTTGGACTAATAAGTGTCGTAGTAGGAATTTTGGTCCGCCTTTTTGCCAAGGACCCAAACTTTTCTGACACTAATAGAGCTCAAGATCGAACTCAACGTAAGCCTTTTTGGTCAGAAATTAAAGACCTAATTAAAGAAGCAAAGTCTGTGATGAAAATCCCATCTTTCCAGATAATTGTGGCTCAAGGTGTCTCTGGATCATTCCCCTGGTCAGCCTTGTCTTTTGCCACTATGTGGTTAGAGCTTATAGGCTTCTCCCATAAAACAACAGCATTCCTTTGGATGCTCTTTATAATTGCCGGTTCACTTGGAGGTCTGTTTGGAGGGAAAATGGGAGACTTGCTTGCGAAACGCTTTCCTAATTCAGGGAGAATAATCCTTTCACAGATAAGCTCAGGTTCTGCCATTCCTTTGGCGGCCATATTGCTGCTGGCATTACCTGATGATCCATCCACGGCATTCATGCACGGGCTGGTCTTGTTCATTATGGGATTGAGCATATCCTGGAATGCTCCAGCAACTAACAA
- the LOC109013234 gene encoding benzoate transport protein-like isoform X2 produces MKPETMTLVLVNLASIMESADEKLVPAVYKELGAALHTDPTGLGTLTLYRSIVQTSCYPLAVYLALRYNRAHVIALGAFLWAIATFLVAISSTFFQVAVSRGLNGVGLAIVIPAIQSLVADSTDVNNRGTAFGWLYLTGKLGSITGGFFSVLLASTSFMGITGWRIAFLVVGIVSVIVGIFLCIFANDPHFPKSDSGPNGRVIHKHFWSDVKELIQEAKSVIRIPSFQIIVAQGVSGSFPGSALSFAPMWLELIGFSHGKTAFLWTILVVGASFGGLFGGRMGDILAKRLPNSGRIILSQISSASAVPLAAVLLLVLPDDPSSAFMHGLVLFIMGFFTSWEAAATNNVWDHWVGKKRKSKKTLFPDITAQKIDISTRDVHGAWDVFIAQ; encoded by the exons ATGAAGCCAGAGACTATGACATTGGTTTTGGTAAATCTAGCGAGTATCATGGAGAGTGCTGATGAGAAGTTGGTTCCGGCGGTGTATAAGGAGTTGGGGGCTGCTTTGCACACAGACCCTACTGGTTTGGGCACACTTACTCTGTATCGATCCATAGTGCAGACTTCTTGTTACCCACTAGCAGTTTACCTGGCTCTGCGCTACAACCGTGCCCACGTCATTGCCCTCGGCGCTTTTCTCTGGGCCATCGCCACGTTCCTCGTCGCCATCTCTTCCACCTTCTTCCAG GTAGCAGTGTCACGAGGTTTAAATGGAGTTGGGCTTGCCATTGTCATACCTGCCATTCAGTCCCTTGTCGCTGACTCAACTGACGTTAACAATCGTGGTACCGCTTTTGGATGGTTATACCTAACAGGAAAGCTCGGCTCCATAACTGGCGGGTTCTTTTCTGTACTACTAGCCTCAACATCGTTCATGGGCATAACTGGCTGGAGGATTGCTTTCCTTGTTGTGGGAATTGTAAGTGTTATAGTTGGTATATTCCTCTGCATCTTTGCAAATGATCCGCACTTTCCGAAGAGTGATAGTGGACCTAATGGTCGAGTGATTCATAAGCATTTTTGGTCAGATGTTAAAGAGCTAATTCAGGAAGCAAAGTCAGTAATTAGAATACCATCTTTTCAGATAATTGTGGCTCAAGGTGTCTCTGGATCATTCCCTGGATCAGCTTTGTCATTTGCCCCTATGTGGCTGGAGCTTATAGGTTTCTCCCATGGAAAGACAGCATTCCTTTGGACCATTCTAGTAGTTGGTGCTTCTTTTGGAGGTCTGTTTGGTGGAAGGATGGGGGATATCCTTGCTAAACGCTTGCCCAATTCTGGAAGAATTATCCTGTCACAAATAAGCTCAGCTTCGGCTGTTCCCTTAGCTGCTGTTTTGCTGCTAGTATTGCCTGATGATCCATCCTCTGCATTCATGCATGGGCTTGTCTTGTTCATTATGGGGTTTTTTACATCCTGGGAAGCTGCAGCAACTAACAA TGTCTGGGACCATTGGGTggggaagaaaaggaagagcAAGAAAACCCTTTTTCCTGATATAACAGCACAAAAAATAGACATTAGCACAAGAGACGTGCATGGAGCATGGGATGTATTCATAGCTCAATAA
- the LOC109013234 gene encoding uncharacterized protein LOC109013234 isoform X1: MKPETMTLVLVNLASIMESADEKLVPAVYKELGAALHTDPTGLGTLTLYRSIVQTSCYPLAVYLALRYNRAHVIALGAFLWAIATFLVAISSTFFQVAVSRGLNGVGLAIVIPAIQSLVADSTDVNNRGTAFGWLYLTGKLGSITGGFFSVLLASTSFMGITGWRIAFLVVGIVSVIVGIFLCIFANDPHFPKSDSGPNGRVIHKHFWSDVKELIQEAKSVIRIPSFQIIVAQGVSGSFPGSALSFAPMWLELIGFSHGKTAFLWTILVVGASFGGLFGGRMGDILAKRLPNSGRIILSQISSASAVPLAAVLLLVLPDDPSSAFMHGLVLFIMGFFTSWEAAATNNPIFAEIVPEKSRTTIYALDRTFETILASFAPYVVGILAQHVYGYKPIPKGSSNSAETETDRQNAASLAKALYTAIGIPAAICCFIYSFLYCTYPRDRERARMVALIESEMRLLEAAPSSEIDIAYEGVNSLDLDDNDDESSLLSP, from the exons ATGAAGCCAGAGACTATGACATTGGTTTTGGTAAATCTAGCGAGTATCATGGAGAGTGCTGATGAGAAGTTGGTTCCGGCGGTGTATAAGGAGTTGGGGGCTGCTTTGCACACAGACCCTACTGGTTTGGGCACACTTACTCTGTATCGATCCATAGTGCAGACTTCTTGTTACCCACTAGCAGTTTACCTGGCTCTGCGCTACAACCGTGCCCACGTCATTGCCCTCGGCGCTTTTCTCTGGGCCATCGCCACGTTCCTCGTCGCCATCTCTTCCACCTTCTTCCAG GTAGCAGTGTCACGAGGTTTAAATGGAGTTGGGCTTGCCATTGTCATACCTGCCATTCAGTCCCTTGTCGCTGACTCAACTGACGTTAACAATCGTGGTACCGCTTTTGGATGGTTATACCTAACAGGAAAGCTCGGCTCCATAACTGGCGGGTTCTTTTCTGTACTACTAGCCTCAACATCGTTCATGGGCATAACTGGCTGGAGGATTGCTTTCCTTGTTGTGGGAATTGTAAGTGTTATAGTTGGTATATTCCTCTGCATCTTTGCAAATGATCCGCACTTTCCGAAGAGTGATAGTGGACCTAATGGTCGAGTGATTCATAAGCATTTTTGGTCAGATGTTAAAGAGCTAATTCAGGAAGCAAAGTCAGTAATTAGAATACCATCTTTTCAGATAATTGTGGCTCAAGGTGTCTCTGGATCATTCCCTGGATCAGCTTTGTCATTTGCCCCTATGTGGCTGGAGCTTATAGGTTTCTCCCATGGAAAGACAGCATTCCTTTGGACCATTCTAGTAGTTGGTGCTTCTTTTGGAGGTCTGTTTGGTGGAAGGATGGGGGATATCCTTGCTAAACGCTTGCCCAATTCTGGAAGAATTATCCTGTCACAAATAAGCTCAGCTTCGGCTGTTCCCTTAGCTGCTGTTTTGCTGCTAGTATTGCCTGATGATCCATCCTCTGCATTCATGCATGGGCTTGTCTTGTTCATTATGGGGTTTTTTACATCCTGGGAAGCTGCAGCAACTAACAA TCCAATATTTGCAGAGATAGTCCCTGAGAAGTCTCGTACGACCATCTATGCTTTGGATCGAACATTTGAGACAATACTAGCGTCATTTGCACCCTATGTAGTTGGGATTTTGGCTCAGCACGTTTATGGTTATAAACCAATTCCAAAAGGGTCATCAAACTCTGCAGAGACTGAAACGGATAGACAGAATGCTGCATCACTTGCCAAGGCACTCTACACAGCAATTGGCATTCCTGCGGCAATCTGTTGCTTTATCTATTCCTTCCTCTATTGCACATATCCAAGAGACCGTGAACGGGCAAGAATGGTTGCATTGATAGAATCTGAAATGCGGCTGCTAGAGGCAGCTCCATCAAGCGAAATTGACATTGCTTATGAAGGGGTGAACAGCCTTGACTtggatgataatgatgatgagtCATCTCTGCTTTCACCTTAG